The following coding sequences lie in one Arachis hypogaea cultivar Tifrunner chromosome 9, arahy.Tifrunner.gnm2.J5K5, whole genome shotgun sequence genomic window:
- the LOC112709519 gene encoding agamous-like MADS-box protein AGL62: MSTARKSRGRQKIEMKKMSNESNLQVTFSKRRGGLFNKASELCTLCGAEVAIIVFSPGQKVFSFGHPSVQTIIDRYLMHASMHNSGTMQFIEAQRSASVCELNEQLTRISNQLDVEKKRSDELSRLQKTVMTQFWWALSIENMDKTQLNQLKAALEKLKKSVMYYAEKLHIQGIVANPPQPLLGLPSSSDVVHHQPPFPPPTHHVPQLFASHIRQPLMLNGENRLMHNPMFADWSMLHQHGFNINTGMGGFGNMGGLF; this comes from the coding sequence ATGTCTACTGCTAGGAAAAGCCGTGGTCGCCAAAAGATTGAGATGAAGAAGATGAGCAATGAGAGCAACCTTCAAGTCACATTTTCCAAGCGCCGTGGTGGATTGTTTAACAAAGCTAGTGAACTTTGCACTCTGTGTGGTGCTGAAGTGGCAATCATCGTGTTTTCCCCAGGACAGAAGGTCTTCTCCTTTGGCCACCCAAGCGTTCAAACAATCATAGATCGTTACCTCATGCATGCGTCCATGCATAACTCTGGCACCATGCAGTTCATCGAGGCCCAGCGAAGTGCTAGTGTGTGTGAGCTGAACGAACAGCTCACACGAATTAGCAACCAACTGGATGTCGAGAAAAAACGTAGCGATGAACTAAGCCGCCTTCAGAAAACTGTCATGACACAGTTCTGGTGGGCTTTGTCCATTGAAAATATGGACAAGACCCAACTCAACCAACTGAAGGCGGCTTTAGAAAAACTCAAGAAGAGTGTTATGTATTATGCTGAAAAGCTCCATATTCAAGGCATTGTTGCTAACCCTCCTCAGCCACTCCTTGGTTTGCCATCTTCAAGTGATGTGGTGCATCACCAACCTCCTTTCCCACCACCAACTCATCATGTGCCTCAACTATTTGCGTCCCATATTCGTCAACCTCTGATGCTTAACGGCGAAAACCGTTTGATGCATAATCCCATGTTTGCTGATTGGAGCATGTTGCACCAACATGGTTTTAACATCAACACTGGTATGGGAGGGTTTGGAAATATGGGTGGATTGTTTTGA
- the LOC112711887 gene encoding tubulin alpha-4 chain isoform X2, whose amino-acid sequence MRECISVHIGQAGIQVGNACWELYCLEHGIGPDGQMPSDHTVGGGDDAFNTFFSETGAGKHVPRAVFVDLEPTVIDEVRTGTYRQLFHPEQLISGKEDAANNFARGHYTIGKEIVDLCLDRIRKLADNCTGLQGFLVFNAVGGGTGSGLGSLLLERLSVDYGKKSKLGFTVYPSPQVSTSVVEPYNSVLSTHSLLEHTDVAVLLDNEAIYDICRRSLDIERPTYTNLNRLVSQVISSLTASLRFDGALNVDVTEFQTNLVPYPRIHFMLSSYAPVISAEKAYHEQLSVSEITNSAFEPSSMMAKCDPRHGKYMACCLMYRGDVVPKDVNAAVATIKTKRTIQFVDWCPTGFKCGINYQPPTVVPGGDLAKVQRAVCMISNSTSVAEKVNFQKLVRTLLPSRRIMKKLVLSLLRVEMMISKTIRRLDSRPLFGIRDDLFIVSTFVNCLRVLFILVASFCCS is encoded by the exons CCTGATGGGCAAATGCCAAGTGACCACACCGTTGGCGGTGGTGACGATGCTTTCAACACATTCTTCAGTGAGACTGGTGCTGGAAAGCATGTTCCACGTGCTGTTTTTGTAGATCTGGAGCCCACTGTCATTGATGAGGTGAGGACTGGAACTTACCGTCAGCTCTTCCACCCTGAGCAGCTCATCAGCGGAAAAGAAGATGCTGCCAACAACTTTGCCCGTGGTCATTATACCA TTGGTAAAGAGATCGTAGACCTGTGCTTGGATCGCATCAGGAAGCTTGCTGATAACTGTACTGGTCTTCAGGGCTTCTTGGTCTTCAACGCAGTTGGTGGTGGCACTGGATCTGGGCTTGGATCTCTTCTTCTTGAGCGCCTGTCAGTTGATTATGGCAAGAAATCAAAGCTTGGGTTCACAGTGTACCCTTCTCCTCAGGTGTCCACCTCTGTCGTTGAGCCATACAACAGTGTCCTCTCCACTCACTCCCTCTTGGAGCACACTGATGTTGCTGTTCTCTTGGACAATGAAGCCATTTATGACATCTGCAGACGCTCCCTTGATATTGAGCGTCCCACCTACACCAACCTCAACCGCCTCGTGTCGCAG GTGATTTCTTCATTGACTGCTTCCTTGAGGTTTGATGGTGCCCTCAATGTGGATGTGACTGAATTCCAGACCAACCTGGTCCCATACCCCAGAATCCACTTTATGCTTTCCTCCTatgcaccagttatctctgctgAGAAGGCCTATCATGAACAGCTTTCAGTGTCAGAAATCACCAACAGTGCATTTGAGCCGTCATCCATGATGGCCAAGTGTGATCCACGTCATGGAAAGTACATGGCCTGTTGTCTCATGTACCGTGGTGATGTTGTACCCAAAGATGTCAATGCTGCAGTTGCCACCATCAAGACCAAGCGCACCATTCAATTTGTGGATTGGTGCCCCACTGGTTTCAAGTGTGGTATTAATTACCAGCCACCTACTGTTGTTCCCGGTGGTGATCTTGCCAAGGTGCAGAGGGCAGTGTGCATGATTTCAAACTCTACTAGTGTGGCTGAG AAGGTGAATTTTCAGAAGCTCGTGAGGACCTTGCTGCCCTCGAGAAGGATTATGAAGAAGTTGGTGCTGAGTCTGCTGAGGGTGGAGATGATGATATCGAAGACTATTAGAAGACTTGATTCTCGGCCCTTGTTTGGCATTCGTGATGATCTTTTTATCGTTTCAACCTTTGTGAACTGTTTGCGTGTGTTGTTCATCTTAGTAGCATCGTTTTGTTGCTCATAA
- the LOC112713081 gene encoding agamous-like MADS-box protein AGL62, with translation MSKKKSSLGRQKIPIEKIPKKSHLQVTFSKRRSGLFKKASELCTLCGVEITIVVFSPADKAFSFGHPEVESIIDRYLVLNPPHESISSTQQLVEAHRNANVRDLNMQLTQLLNHLEMEKKRGEELDHVRKVRQRQFWWESSTDDLGFHELIQLKASIEELKKNLAKHVSKIIMMDQTNMDSRIIGVNSNNGLLNRYDHAFDNNKSDAAAFNVAPTLPPPNNNAYYMGFRHGYL, from the coding sequence ATGTCTAAGAAAAAATCCAGCTTAGGTCGCCAAAAGATCCCTAttgagaaaattccaaaaaaGAGTCACTTGCAAGTTACATTCTCTAAGAGGCGGTCAGGGCTATTCAAGAAAGCAAGTGAACTTTGCACCCTTTGTGGGGTCGAGATAACGATCGTGGTTTTCTCTCCGGCGGATAAGGCCTTCTCCTTTGGCCATCCGGAGGTAGAATCTATCATCGATCGTTATCTCGTCCTGAACCCTCCTCACGAGTCTATATCGAGTACTCAACAACTGGTTGAGGCGCATAGAAACGCCAATGTCCGTGATCTCAATATGCAACTTACACAACTGCTTAACCATTTGGAGATGGAGAAGAAGCGTGGGGAGGAGCTTGATCATGTGAGGAAAGTGAGGCAGAGGCAGTTTTGGTGGGAAAGCTCTACTGATGATCTTGGTTTTCATGAATTGATCCAACTAAAGGCCTCAATTGAGGAGCTCAAGAAGAACTTGGCAAAACATGTTAGCAAAATCATCATGATGGACCAAACCAACATGGATTCACGAATTATTGGGGTTAATAGTAATAATGGATTACTTAATCGTTATGATCATGCATTTGATAACAACAAATCTGATGCTGCTGCCTTCAATGTTGCTCCTACATTGCCTCCTCCTAATAACAATGCCTATTACATGGGTTTTCGTCATGGTTATCTTTGA
- the LOC112711887 gene encoding tubulin alpha chain isoform X1, which yields MRECISVHIGQAGIQVGNACWELYCLEHGIGPDGQMPSDHTVGGGDDAFNTFFSETGAGKHVPRAVFVDLEPTVIDEVRTGTYRQLFHPEQLISGKEDAANNFARGHYTIGKEIVDLCLDRIRKLADNCTGLQGFLVFNAVGGGTGSGLGSLLLERLSVDYGKKSKLGFTVYPSPQVSTSVVEPYNSVLSTHSLLEHTDVAVLLDNEAIYDICRRSLDIERPTYTNLNRLVSQVISSLTASLRFDGALNVDVTEFQTNLVPYPRIHFMLSSYAPVISAEKAYHEQLSVSEITNSAFEPSSMMAKCDPRHGKYMACCLMYRGDVVPKDVNAAVATIKTKRTIQFVDWCPTGFKCGINYQPPTVVPGGDLAKVQRAVCMISNSTSVAEVFGRIDHKFDLMYAKRAFVHWYVGEGMEEGEFSEAREDLAALEKDYEEVGAESAEGGDDDIEDY from the exons CCTGATGGGCAAATGCCAAGTGACCACACCGTTGGCGGTGGTGACGATGCTTTCAACACATTCTTCAGTGAGACTGGTGCTGGAAAGCATGTTCCACGTGCTGTTTTTGTAGATCTGGAGCCCACTGTCATTGATGAGGTGAGGACTGGAACTTACCGTCAGCTCTTCCACCCTGAGCAGCTCATCAGCGGAAAAGAAGATGCTGCCAACAACTTTGCCCGTGGTCATTATACCA TTGGTAAAGAGATCGTAGACCTGTGCTTGGATCGCATCAGGAAGCTTGCTGATAACTGTACTGGTCTTCAGGGCTTCTTGGTCTTCAACGCAGTTGGTGGTGGCACTGGATCTGGGCTTGGATCTCTTCTTCTTGAGCGCCTGTCAGTTGATTATGGCAAGAAATCAAAGCTTGGGTTCACAGTGTACCCTTCTCCTCAGGTGTCCACCTCTGTCGTTGAGCCATACAACAGTGTCCTCTCCACTCACTCCCTCTTGGAGCACACTGATGTTGCTGTTCTCTTGGACAATGAAGCCATTTATGACATCTGCAGACGCTCCCTTGATATTGAGCGTCCCACCTACACCAACCTCAACCGCCTCGTGTCGCAG GTGATTTCTTCATTGACTGCTTCCTTGAGGTTTGATGGTGCCCTCAATGTGGATGTGACTGAATTCCAGACCAACCTGGTCCCATACCCCAGAATCCACTTTATGCTTTCCTCCTatgcaccagttatctctgctgAGAAGGCCTATCATGAACAGCTTTCAGTGTCAGAAATCACCAACAGTGCATTTGAGCCGTCATCCATGATGGCCAAGTGTGATCCACGTCATGGAAAGTACATGGCCTGTTGTCTCATGTACCGTGGTGATGTTGTACCCAAAGATGTCAATGCTGCAGTTGCCACCATCAAGACCAAGCGCACCATTCAATTTGTGGATTGGTGCCCCACTGGTTTCAAGTGTGGTATTAATTACCAGCCACCTACTGTTGTTCCCGGTGGTGATCTTGCCAAGGTGCAGAGGGCAGTGTGCATGATTTCAAACTCTACTAGTGTGGCTGAGGTGTTTGGTCGCATTGACCACAAGTTTGACCTCATGTATGCCAAGCGTGCTTTTGTTCACTGGTATGTGGGTGAGGGTATGGAAGAAGGTGAATTTTCAGAAGCTCGTGAGGACCTTGCTGCCCTCGAGAAGGATTATGAAGAAGTTGGTGCTGAGTCTGCTGAGGGTGGAGATGATGATATCGAAGACTATTAG